A stretch of DNA from Rattus rattus isolate New Zealand chromosome 1, Rrattus_CSIRO_v1, whole genome shotgun sequence:
ttctttttgttctagagcttttagatgtgctgtcaagctggtgacatatgctctctcctgtttctttctgcaggcactcagcgctatgagttttcctcttagcacagctttcattgtgtcccataagtttgggtatgttgtaccttcattttcattaaattccaaggagtttttaatttctttctttatttcttccttgtccagtttctcattgagtagagcatttttcatcttccatgtatatgtgggcattcttcccttattgttattgaagatcagctttagcccgtggtggtctaataggatgcatgggattatttctatctttctgtatctgttgagtccagttttatgactgattatatggtcgattttggagaaagtaccatgaggtggtgagaagaaggtgtatgttgttgtacaaatataaaaataaaaaagtaaggttgtcttttaccctgctaggtccacaccgtggtgccccaagacatctgctaggtatcttggcagaATCACATCTTAGCTCCTCGGCGGCCCATTGTCTCCTGCCagcgcacactttcctacactcaaaccgtcacataaaagaacacacaacagaaTAATCTTTGAcacaattggtaagatataattgcccacttaaacatacaaggcctggtaccatccatcccttaagaacattgacaaaacctgtaaatacacagagcagaatcttaacatcacctgccatggcttctcatcctctcctctctctgtcccttgtctctctctctgtcctagtctcctcctcttccttcaaacttctctcaccccatccttccttctcctccaatgacaggcctccttctatcctgtacctacccCTCACctatactttacaaattcaatggggaaaaggttttggtgaagtcacctgattcctgagtaagtgactaggcagctatccttggggcagtggaattagcatcaaaatacagataacttcagggcaaaccacaacaggtgtatccttttgttttaggatagaatgttatataaatatctgttaagtccatttggttcatgacttctcttagtctgtttaatgtctgtttaatgtctgtttccatgatctgtccattgatgagagtggggtgttgaaatctcctactattattgtgtgaggttcaatgtgttctttgagctttagtaagatttcttttatgtatgtaggtgcccttgtatttggagcatagatgtttagaattgaaagttcatcttggtggatttctcctttgatgaatatgaagtgtccttccttatcttttttggtgacttttggttgaaaatcgtttttatttgatattagaatggctactccagcttgcttcttctgaccatttgcttggaaagttgttttccagcttttcaccctgaggtagtgcctgtctttgtctctgaggtgtgtttcctgtagacaacagaatgcaaggtcctcattgcgtatccagtttgttaatctgtgtctttttattggggaattgagtccattgatgttgagagatattaaagaatagtgattgttgcttcctattatattcgtatttggatgtgagattatgtttgtgtgcttttcttctctctgttttgttgcaagacaattagtttcttgctttttctagggtgtagcttgcctccctttattgagctttaccatttattattctttgtaaggctggaattgtagaaagatattgtataaatttggttttgtcatggactgtcttggtttttccatctatgttaattcagagtttttCTGGaaacagtaacctgggctggcatttgtgttctcttagggtctgtatgacatctgtccaggatcttctggccttcttctggtgagaagtctggtgtaattctgataggtctgccattgtatgttacttgacctttttcccttactgcttttaatattctttgtattgcgcatttgatgttttgactattatatgatgggaggagtttcttttctgatccaatgtatttggagttctgtaggcttcttgtatgttgatgggcatctctttctttaggttggggaagttttcttctctgattttgttgaagatatttattttatttatttttttattaacttgagtatttcttatgtacatttcgagtgttattcccttttccggtttccgggcaaacatccccctcccccctccccttccttatgggtgttcccctccccaccctccccccattgccgccctccccccaacagtctagttcactgggggttcagtcttagaaggacccagggcttccccttccactggtgctcttattaggataNNNNNNNNNNNNNNNNNNNNNNNNNNNNNNNNNNNNNNNNNNNNNNNNNNNNNNNNNNNNNNNNNNNNNNNNNNNNNNNNNNNNNNNNNNNNNNNNNNNNTATgttggaaatttggttttgtctgtggaatagtttctccatctatatttaaTTGaggttttatacccagccactttgctgaagtttttttttttttttttttttttaatcaagtttagtagtttcctgaacaaaacaccaatggcttatgctctaagatcaagaatctcaCAAATGGGatctggaaagcttctgtaaggcaaaggacactgttgttaggaaaaatagcaagcaacagattgggaaaagatctttaccaatcctacaactgacagagggcttatatccaaaatatacaaataactcaagtagttagaccaaagggagacaaataaccatattaaaaaatggggttcagaggctAAAAAGAATgcaagctgaggaatgccaaatggaaggagaaacacctaaagaaaatattcaacatctttagtcataaaggaaatgcaaatcaaaacaaccctgattccacctcacaccagtgagaatggctaagatcaaaaactcaggtgacagcagatgctggtgaggatgtggagaaagaggaacactcctccattgttggtgggattgcagactggtacaaccattctggaaatcagtctggaggttcctcaaaaaattggacatggaactacctgagggcccagctatacctctcttgggcatatacccacaagatgccccaacatgtaacaaagacacatgctccactatgttcatagcagccttatttataatagccagaagctggaaagaacccagatgcccttcaacagaggaatggatacagaaaatgtggtacatctacacaatggaatattactcagctatcaaaaacaatgagtttacgaagtttgtaggcaaatggatggaactggaacatatcatcctgagtgaggtaacccaatcacagaaaaaactcacatggtatacactcattgagaagtggatattagcccaaatgctagaattactctagatgcacagaacacatgaaactcaagatggatgaccaaaatgcaaatgcttcactccttctttaaaatgggaacaagaataccattgggagggaataggggggcaaagtgtagaacagaggcagaaggaacacccattcagagcctgccccacatgtgacctatacatatacagccaccaaactagataagatggatgaagcaaagaattgcaggctgacaggaaccacatgtagatctctcctgagagacacagccagaatacagcaaatacataggcaaatgccagtggcaaaccactgacctgagaacgggacccctgttgaaggaatcagagaaaggagtgaaacagcttgaagggcttgagaccccatatgaacaacaatgccaagcaaccagagcttccagggactaagccactacccaaagactatacatggacttatcctgggctccaacctcataggtagcaatgaatagcctagtaagagcaacagtggaaggggaagcccttggtcctgccaagactcaacccccagtgaatgtgattgttgggagaagggtggtaatggggagaggatggggaggggaacacacatatagaaggtgagggagaggagtttgggggatgttggcccagaaactgggaaagggaataacaatcgaaatgtaaataagaaatactcaagttaataaagattaaataaaaataaaaattaaaaaaaattctcatccaGCTCTCCTTTTAAAATGGTACAACACCAAGACTGGAATGTGGAATGCAGTCTCCATTTCGTTTTCACATCATCTTCAATGAATTAGTTTCTTTCCCAAAGTATATTTccaacaagagaaaaagaaacattttattgtgCTTTTAATATTGTCGTTATATATACAAGAACTATAGTTCCACCACTAAAGACCAATTTTACAAAATTTAAGAATAATGAAGCCTAAGAACACTGCCCCATTGCTTATGGGATTGAAAGCTCGTAAatcccactctggaaatcagtctggtgtttcctcagaaaagtcagcatagaactacctgaggacccagacatatcactcctgggcatacactcaaaagatgccccaacatataacaaggacacatgatccactatgttcatagcatccttatttataatagccagaagctggaaagaacccagatgccctttaacagaggaatggatacagaaaatgtggtatatttacacaatgtagtactactcagctattaaacagAATGATTACatgaaagtcttaggcaaatggattgaatatcatcctgagtgagatgacccagtcacaaaagaactcacatggtatgcactcactgataatggatattagcccaaaagcttggaaacaatacccaagaaacaattcatggaccatattaagctcaagaagaagaaaaaccaaattgtggatgctttaatcatttttagaagggagaaccaaatactcacaagaggaaatacagggacaaggaatggagcagggactaaagaaaatgtcatcctgagtctTCCCCACCTGGaaatccattccatatgcagccaccaaactcagtcactattgctgatgccaagaagtgctccttgacaggagactgatatggatgtctcctgagaggctctgccagaaccttccTGACAGATGAAgttgcttgtagctaaccattggactgagcatggggaccccaaaggGGGAgatagagaaatgactgaaggagctgaatgggtttgcaatcccataggttGAACAACAGTATTAACTTACCAGACCCCCCagtaactaaaccaccaaccaaagaatacatatggagggacccatggctctagccacatatgtagcctaggatagcattgtttggcatcaacagaggagaagcccttggtcctgtgaaagcttgctTCCCTAGTGTATggaaatgccagggcgttgaggtgggagtgtgtgggttgGAATGGGAACATCTTCTTAGAAGAGGAGAAGTGGTAAGGAGGTATGGGGGactgggaaaaggggataacatttgaaatgtaaaaacataaaaatattcaaaaaagacTAATGAAGCCTTCCTTTTTGATCATTATACATTGAAGTTATAATTGTCTCCATATATATGTGTCAATTTACCTTCCCAAGTATAATTCTATAATTATTCACTAGATAACATTATTGTAAAAGTTATAGAATGCTACAGCAAAGAAAGTTCTTGCAATACATGTGATAATGTGAgttcagattcacagagatcacATCACACTGGGAATGGCATTACCCAGTTATTTAGAAGTATTCTTATAATGAGATGGGAAGATgatatggaaaactccaagaaTCTCCCATGACATATATAAAGGTAACAACAAAGACATATAATCTCAAGAGGGCTAAAAACAAGGCCAAGATAGgatgttttcttttgcatttgaTGAACAAGCATTGAACTATGTTGCCCACAGCAGATGTATATCTAACTGCACCAGAGACAGAAATACTGCCACAAATAAAAAGTATGATGACTTAATGTTGTCCCAATTTTTTACAAACTTTTGGAGGCTGAAAGACAATAAGAGTGGATAATTTTTGAACATGTCTACTTCATTTAATGGTAGAATAATACATTTCCACATCCAGAAGTTAGAGATGCGGGTCTGAAAAAATAACAATTATTACTTTTCAGTATTTCATAAACTACAAATGTTATGTAGCACAATATTTACATTGAAAGAATTTTTTGGTAGACATAAAAGCGTGCTTTCTAAGCAAATACAAACTTTCAGACTATCAAAGCCATTGCACTAAAGTTGTAGGTACAATTATTATGAGTTCCCTATATGAACGCTGTGATATTTCTTTGCAGGATAAATGCACAAATGTACCAACTTGTTTTGGCCATGATATTTGCGATCAATGAGATCAATGTGAAGTCCCATATTTTACCAAACACCTCTCTGGGACTTGAGATTTATAATCTGCCATATTTTGAACGGAATATTCTGAGGAGTGCACTATCTTGGCTCACAGGCTTGAGCAAATTCATCCCTAATTACACCTGCAGAAAGGATAGCAAATCAGCTGCTGCGCTTACTGGAATATCACGGAAAACATCTGAGACCTTTGGGACTTTGTTGGACATTTACAAATTTCCTCAGGTGAGTTCAAGTCATGTGAGTGATGGGCAGCCAGGTCTGTTTCTCAGATACCTCCTGTGtgcaaaacaaaaggagagattttgattatttgctgtgaaagagacagagatacattcttttctttctctgtttgcttttgaATACAGTAGGAATGATGAACAGTACACAAGGTATTTTGAAACCTTGAGACTTTTCAGTAATTTACTGAAAACACTCAAGAAGTGGGATTTGACATTAAGGAATATTGAGCATAATTTAAACTTCAAAATTTCAAATCTGTTTTCTTAAGACTAAGCATGCTTTAATGGcaattcttgttctccttttgaaAAGACTGTATTTCTTTCAGCTTAATTTTGGGCCGTGTGATCCTGTTCAGATAGACAGAAACCAGTTTCCATCTGTGTACCAGGTGGCCCCCAAAGACACACCTTTGTTCTGTGGTATCACCTCTTTGATGCTTCATTTCAACTGGACCTGGGTGGGGCTGCTCATCACAGATGACAACAGAGGTTCTCAGTTTCTATCAGAGTTAAGCAAGGAGCTGGACAAGAATAAAATCTGCATAGCCTTTGTGGAAACAGTAATATTTTTTGGGGAATCATTGCATTGTCCGCTAACCCACAATCAGATGCAGACTCTAGAGTCATCAGCAAATGTGATTATAGTTTATGGACATTTTGCTTTTCAATTAATTGTAATACAAAGTAAACACAGAAAGTATGAAATGAAAAAGATTTGGGTTATAACCTCAAAATGGGTTGGCCAAAAAATTGAACAATATACCATGTTAGAATTGGCCCATGGCACTCTCACTTTCTCACCCCATCATGGGGAGATTTCTGATTTCACAAATTTTATGCAGGAAGTCACCCCTATCAAGTACCcagaagacatttttcttcaCATCTTGTGGAACCAGTATTTCAATTGTCCACTTTTGCATTCTGGTTGtaaaatttttgaaaactgtATACCCAATGCCTCTTTGGAATTGTTGCCAGGGGGTGTTTTTGAGCTGGTCATGACTGAAGAGAGTTACAATGTGTACAATGCTGTGTATGCAGTGGCCCACAGTCTCCATGAGAAGGCTCTCCATCAAGTAGAAATTCAACCACAGGATAATAAAGATAGGACTATATTATTTCCTTGGCAGGTAATGTGCctttaattgtattttaacaGCAATGACATGACATCAGATGCTTTAAAAGCTCTCAAACTAGTTATGATTATTTCTTATTGTCCATTTAATGATCTATATGTGGTAGTATATATTTCAGTGCTAAGATATCAGTGTACTTTAATGTCTATGTACATGATGAGTGGACCTACAGAAAACTTCACTCAACAGAATAATTCTGCTTTTGGTAACAAGTGCAAAAATATTTCTTGATAATTTCTAAGTAGAAAAACCCAAACTTTCATGGTTGTACCTAGCTCTGCAGAGatttgatgtcccagggtggTGAACACTCAGGGAGTCTCCACCTTCAGAAGAGAAGGCAATGGCAATGAGGTGGAGGGGTTATGCAAGAGTGAACCTGGAAGGAGGAGCTGCAATCAGGATGaaactgaataaaaaattaaaatgaataagaaaaataggCAAAGAAAATATAGATCAGAATTACAGAGGGTATTTCTGAAGTGGAATGGTAATTACCAATGACAAGGTGGTTAGAGGGTAAAGACAATGAAACTGTTGGTTAGAGAATTTATAGCTTCAGAGAAATAAGaataatttattgttttacagCATTACCTATAGTTAGTTATGATGGCTAGTCTTAGTTGTCAATTTTACTGcatctggaattaactgaaaCCTGAGTCATTGACTATCAAGCCTTGTGGAATTGCCCTGTTCTAGTTGGCTTGAGAGGCATGTTTCATGGTAGTTTTGAATTTTGAGTCTTTGGATCTTGTGGCATTTGTGTCTCATTTTATTCTTAAGAACatgaggaggggttggggatttagctcagtggtagagcacttgcctaggaagggcaaggccctgggttcggtccccagctccgaaaaaaaaaaaaaaagaacatgaggCACTCTCAGGCAGTGAAATATGCAGATCACCTGTGTATCTATGGGTTCCATGAAAGTACGTTCTCTAAAAACTGACATTGTAGAGACCACATTACAGTTATTTTCTCCTAAGTTTTCCTTTGTTTAATGccatgaaaattaattaaaacagcaTTAACAAGATACATTAGATTCTGGAAGTAGCATTTCCTTAATTCAATTATAGATATATAAGTGTAACTTCAGCTTAGGATTTCATATATCTTTTAGCTTCACCCTTTTCTGAAGAACATTCAGCTGATAAATTCTGTTGATGATCATGTGATTCTGGACTGGAAAAAGAAGATGGATGCAGAGTATGATATTTCCAATGTTTGGAATTTCCCAACAGGTCTTTCCTTATTAGTGAAAGTGGGTACATTTGCTCCAAGTGCTCCCAAGGGGGAACAACTTTCGATATCTGAACACACAATTAACTGGCCCATAGGATTTACAGAGGTTGgtgtgtttcttatttaaaagatTCTAATGTATGGAAATAATGTATGATTCTGAATCTAATGACTCTTGTTTCATAATATTGACCCCTTCAGTACAAACATAACTACCAATATTAAGATTTTATTGATTGCTCTTGCAGTGGATGTGTTTTGTCATTTAAATGAAGGGTATGAATTAGTCATTTCTGACATAATTCTTACAAAAAATCTGTCAGAATGTATATATTGATTTCAAGTATCTTAGTTATTTTTTCAAAATGGCAAAAATTGCagttacctgggaagaggaaTCATAGTAGGAAAAATATATCTCAACTTCTTGCATGAAACAAAACCTGTCAAGTATTATCCTGAAACAGGGCTTACATATAAGCGAATATTAAAATGAGATTGGAGTTGAAAGGAATTAGTGAAAAAACATTATaagcaatagtcacaaataacataaaatatgttgGTGTAACTCTACTGAAGCAAGTTaaagacatataaaaataatttcaagtcccagaagaaagaaatttataaagaaagaatatgccagaaggtggaaagatcttccatgatcTTGGAAAAGTTGGAGTATAATAGTGAAGATGGACAATTTTGACTGTTATCAAAATCCCATAAAATTAGTAAAGGGATCTACAGCTAGAATACAACTCCTACCAAAATCCCACCATAGCTGAGATGaatagcagtggggatatggaacatTAAGAGGATACATCCTATAGTTAAGCAGCACATGAAGTGGCAAGAGAAGGACATCAACACACccacaaaatttttgacccagaatttgtTCTAACAGGAATGCAgcaatggagcagagacagggaaACTGGCCAAACAATTCTAGACCCAACATAAGAAATATCTAAGGGGCAAGTATCAATCCCTGACACAattaatgacattctgttatacttgcagacaagaaGGTAGCATAACTGTCCCCTTAGAGGCTCAACTCAGCAGTCTAACACAGGACAGAGCTCATGAAATCTTGTGGAAGAACTGAGGCCTCAAAAGGGGATCAGATTTCCAGAAAAACCTCAACACTTAGGGCTCAGACAGATTGAGGCACCAATCAAAAAGGATATATGGGCTAGTCCTAATCCCTCCCCCATCATATATAGCAGATTTGCAGCTCAATATTCATGTAGGTTCCTCAACATCTGGTAT
This window harbors:
- the LOC116889880 gene encoding vomeronasal type-2 receptor 116-like, with the translated sequence MYQLVLAMIFAINEINVKSHILPNTSLGLEIYNLPYFERNILRSALSWLTGLSKFIPNYTCRKDSKSAAALTGISRKTSETFGTLLDIYKFPQLNFGPCDPVQIDRNQFPSVYQVAPKDTPLFCGITSLMLHFNWTWVGLLITDDNRGSQFLSELSKELDKNKICIAFVETVIFFGESLHCPLTHNQMQTLESSANVIIVYGHFAFQLIVIQSKHRKYEMKKIWVITSKWVGQKIEQYTMLELAHGTLTFSPHHGEISDFTNFMQEVTPIKYPEDIFLHILWNQYFNCPLLHSGCKIFENCIPNASLELLPGGVFELVMTEESYNVYNAVYAVAHSLHEKALHQVEIQPQDNKDRTILFPWQLHPFLKNIQLINSVDDHVILDWKKKMDAEYDISNVWNFPTGLSLLVKVGTFAPSAPKGEQLSISEHTINWPIGFTEIPKSVCSESCSPGYRKVILESKPACCFDCAPCPDKEISNETDVGQCVKCPESHYANTEKSHCLKKTMTFLDYNDSLGMGLTLMSLGFFVVTGLVIGVFIIHRNTPIVKANNRSLSYILLITLTLCFLCPLLFIGLPNTATCILQQNLFGLLFTVALSTVLAKTITVVMAFKITAPGRKTRWLLILRAPQFIIPLCALMQILFSGIWLGTSPPFVDMDAHSEHGHIIILCNKGSAIAFYCTLAYLGVMAFGSYLLAFMSRNLPDTFNESKALAFSMLMFCSVWVTFLPVYHSTTGKVRVAMEMFSILASSASILTLIFVPKCYIVLFRPERNILPLNREKRQHRSKNPET